The proteins below come from a single Pedobacter aquae genomic window:
- a CDS encoding UpxY family transcription antiterminator, giving the protein MSKLDELYRWYPVYTHPRSEKKTAESLVKRGIQVYLPLQKTLKQWSDRKKWVEEPLFKSYLFVCISNKEYDQVIQTYGVVRFIYFSRQIASIPEKQIQMLQNYLSGQADPEITFDLLEKGQKVKIISGKLKGYEAELISWKQQQRVVLRLDALGQSLILNISAADVIPVFD; this is encoded by the coding sequence ATGTCTAAATTAGATGAACTTTATCGTTGGTATCCAGTGTATACTCATCCAAGAAGTGAGAAGAAAACAGCAGAAAGTCTTGTCAAAAGAGGAATTCAGGTATACCTACCTTTACAAAAAACTTTAAAGCAGTGGAGTGATAGGAAAAAGTGGGTAGAAGAACCCTTGTTTAAATCTTATTTATTTGTTTGTATTTCGAATAAAGAGTACGACCAGGTTATTCAAACCTATGGCGTGGTTAGGTTTATTTATTTCTCGAGGCAAATTGCCAGTATACCTGAGAAGCAAATCCAAATGCTACAAAATTATTTAAGCGGACAAGCAGATCCTGAAATTACATTCGATCTATTAGAAAAAGGACAAAAAGTTAAAATCATCTCAGGAAAATTAAAAGGCTATGAAGCAGAACTCATATCATGGAAACAACAACAAAGAGTTGTCCTAAGATTGGATGCTTTAGGTCAGTCTTTGATTCTGAATATAAGTGCCGCCGATGTTATTCCTGTTTTTGATTGA